GAATTAGAAAATTAGTAGTTAGGGATGTATATTAGGAAATTTTAATTTATATAATGGAGTGATAATATGGATAAAGAAATTGAAAACCTATGGCCAGAAAATTTTGATTGTGATTATGATAACTCATTTTTTCCAGAAAAGATATTAAAAGAACAATGTAAGTATTTAGAGAATAAAACTAATGCTAAAGTTTATGCTGAAGTTATAGAAAACACAAATCGTTATTATGATCCTAAATTTAAAGTTATTAGTCAATTTATTAAATTCAAAGAAGATTACGTACATTCTTTAATTATAGGTAGCAAATTAGATACAAGAATATCATATGAAATATTTACAATAAGCCATAATTATAAAATATATCCTTTGAAAATTAGAATTAATAATTCACAACTAAACTCTCAGCTAGATCGTTATAAAGATAATTTTAATTGCAGTAAAAAAGATGATGGGTTCGGTGAATATTGGGTTATACAAAAAGAAAATGACTTTATTGAAATTTTAAAGTTTATACTTCAAAGTAATATAATGAAGTTATATATACACAAATTAATGGGAATACAGGAACAAAAGAGCTCATAACAGGGCTCTTTTTTCATACCCAAAAGGAGGAATTAACATTGAAACAATGCAAGAAATAGAACTTATAAACTGGATTATGACATTAGTACAACAACATAATATCCATGCTTTCTATGTATCTACTGTATGGAAACATATAAGGTCAGAAGTATTAGAGGAGCAGAACAATGAGTGTCAAAGGTGTAAGTCTAAGGGAGAATATGGCGAAGCGGTGACAGTGCATCATATTAAGCACCTTAAGAAGTATCCACAGTTGGCACTAACTAAAAGCAACCTTATGGCAGTATGTAAGAAGTGTCATAATGAACTCCATCCTGAAAAAAATAGAAATCATAAACCTAAAGTTTTGCTCAATGAAGAAAGATGGTAAGCACCCCCGGGTTAAAAAAATGAAAAATTCTTAGAGGTGGGGAGAACGGGTAACAGGGTCGACAAATTAGAAAAATTGACTTTTCACATGAGGGGGGTGCACACACAGGTAAAAAAAAGGGTGCATTTACAAGAAAAGAGGTGGTGAAATTGAATGATAGGGAAAATTTAGCGAACAGCGAAAAAGCCTATGAAGACTATATTTCAGGAATGACCTATAAAAGAATAGCTGATATATATGAGGTATCTATAAATACGGTTAAAAGTTGGAAAAAAAGATATAAATGGACACGAGATTGCACACAAAAGAAGGGGTGCAGTGAAAAAAGTGTGCATAAAGTAGAAACTATATTATTTCATGAAATTAAAGAGGATTTACTAAAACAATTAGAGAACAATGGAACCTACGGAAAGCACTACGAAGATTTAATAAATGACTATATGTCCATGTGGAATATAAAGAATAGGCTTATAGTTGATATTAAAGAACGTGGTGTATCTGTAGAGTGGAATAATGGCAAGCAGCATGGAATGAAAAAGAATGATAGTATTTCAGAACTTAATAAAACCAATGCACAAATGTTAAAAATCTTAAGTGAGCTTGGTTTAAAGCCAATTCCTCAAGAAGATGATTTTGATGATATTTAATAAATACATTGATGAATACATTAATCAGGTTGAAAGTGAAATAGTTAAAACTAATAAAGATATTAGAAAAGCTATTGAATCAGTTAAAAAGAAATTATCACAGGCAAATGTAATAATTGAATCAGAAAAAATAGAAAAGGCAGTTGAAAAAATAGAAGAGTATTTCAAATATAAATTGTTACCATGGGAAAAATTCATTATTGGATTAATTCATTGTTATTATGAAGATGGTACTTTAGTTTGGGATACTTTTTTGTTATACATGGGCAGAGGTGGAGGCAAGAATGGATTTATTAGTGCGGTTTCATGGTATTTAACAACAGGTTTTCATGGAATAAAAGAATATAATGTTGATATTGTGGCAAATTCTGAAAATCAAGCCAAAACCTCATTTGAAGATGTGTACAATGTAATTGATAATGATAAAAAATTAAAGAAAGCCTTTTATTATACAAAAGAAAAAATAGTGTATAGGAAGACTAAATCATATATTAAATACAATACCTCAAATGCAAGGACTAAAGATGGTTTAAGACCAGCCTGTATAATATTTGATGAAATACATGAGTATGAAAACTATGATAATATAAAGGTTTTTAAATCCGCTCTAGGAAAAAAGAAAAATTGCAGAACCTTCATGATAACCACTGACGGCTATGTTAGGGGTGGAGTACTGGATGATTATTTAGAAATGTCACATTTAATACTTGATGGTGAAAATAAAACAAGTAGAATGTTACCACTACTTTATCACTTAGAAGCTAAAGAAGAGGTAAAGAATAAAGAGCTTTGGGAAAAGGCGAATCCTTCACTTAGATACTTTAAGGATTTACAAATTGTAATGGATCAGGAATTTCAGGACATGAAATATCAGCCACAGCTTTACACAGAATTTATGACTAAAAGAATGAATATTCCAGAGGGTAACAAAGATATTGAGGTTACTTCATGGGAAAATATTTTAGCAACTAATCAGGAAATACCTGACCTTACAGGCTGTACATGTATAGCTGGTATAGATTATATGAAAACCACAGATTTTCTTTGTGCTGGTTTATTGTTTAAATATGGTGAGAAATATATATGGCTATCTCATTCATGGGTATGTGAAAGTTGCAATGATCTAATTAGAATTAAAGCACCACTTAAAGAGTGGGAAAAGAAAGGATTTTTAACATTTGTAAAAGGTGTTGAAATTTCTCCAAGTGTACCGGCTGCATGGTTACAACAGCAGGCACAGAAATATAATATAACTACCTTGTGGATGGATAACTATAGATATACATTACTTGCAAGAGCTTTAAAAGAAGCAGGCTTTGACACAGATAAGAAGGGTGTAAATAATATAAGGCTAGAAAGACCTTCAAATGAAATGCTTATAGCACCTATAGTTACAAGTGCTTTTGCTAATCATAATGTAATATGGGGAGATAATCCACTTATGAGATGGTACACCAATAATAGTTGTATGATAACCTCACAGGCAGGAAACATTACTTATGGAAAGATAGAGCCTAAAAGTAGAAAGACAGATGGATTTAAAGCTTTTATAGCTGCTATGTGTGGAAGTAACGAATTGCCTGATAGTGCAGAAAAATTTGAGTTTAATAATTTTGGAGTATACACGTATTAAGTCTTAGAAATAAGGCTTTTTTATTTTGTCCTGAAGGAGGTGAGAAGTATTTGGGATTTTGGGATTGGACTAAAAACTTTTTTTCAGAGAATCAAGAAACTATTTATGTAACTCAAAAGGCAATAGAAAATGCATCCACAAAATTAAATATAAAGATGTTTGGAATAGCAATGGCAATAGGCTTTATTGCAAGTACTATAAGTAAGTGTGAATTTAAAACTTATGTGAGTAATGAGGAAATCAAAGGCAGCGAATATTATCTATGGAATATAGAGCCTAATATAAATGAAAGCTCAAGCCAGTTTAAAAGAAAGCTTATATCACAGCTTTTATTTTTTGATGAGGCTTTGATTGTAGAAGTTAATGGTCAATTATTAGTGGCAGATAGTTTTTATCAACATGAATTTGCTGTAGCTGAAAATTATTTTACTGATGTTACTGTTAAGGATTTTACCTTTAATAAAAGCTTTAAAATGTCAGAAGTAATGTATTTTAAAAGCAATGATATGAACATAAGGCAGCTATTAGTTGAGTTAATTAATGGCTATGAAGAATTAAACGGTATGGCAGAGGGAAAATACAAACGCAGTGGTGGAAGAAAGGGAATTATAAAATTAAGCAAATCACCTTCAGGAGATAAAAAGTTTCAGGATGAACTTAATGACTTGTTTAATAATCAATTCAAGAATTATTTTGAGGCTGAAAATGCTGTAATTCATTTAAGTAATGGTATGGACTACACCGAACAGGGTGGAGAAGCAACAAAGAAAAGTACAAGTGAAATATCAGACATACAAAACATAACAAAAGAAGCCTTTGACAGAATAGCTCAAGCTTTTAAGATGCCACCGGCATTACTTAGGGGAGATATAGCAGATATAGGAGAAATTACAGACAACTATCTTACTTTTTGTATAGACCCTATATGTAAGATTTTATATGAAGAGGTAAACCGTAAAAGGTATGGTAAGGAATTTTTAAAAGGAAGTTATATAAAGGTAGACACCACAAGCATAAGGCATATTGATATATTTAGCATAAGTGAAGCCTTTGATAAGCTTATTGCTAGTGGTGGTTATAGTGTAGATGAATTAAGAGTAAAGGTTGGTGATAATCCATTGAATACAGAGTGGAGCACAAGACATTGGATGACTAAAAATTATTCTGATATTGAGAATGTAGAAGGGGGTGAAAGTAATGAGTAAACCAATATATCTAATAAAACAAGCTGCTGAACCTAACTCTATGGAACTTTATATATATGATTATGTTCAAGGTGATGGGCAAGATTGGTGGACAGGAGAAACCATTGAAAGTGAAACATCTTCAAACTATATTAAAAATCAACTTGAGCAGGCAGGCGACAATATAACAAATATTAATATCTACATAAATAGTTATGGTGGAGAAGTTAAGGAAGGTTTAGGAATTTATAATATTTTAAAAAGGCATCCAGCACAAAAAACAGTTTATGTTGATGGGTTCGCCTGCTCAATTGCCTCTGTAATTGCTATGGCAGGGGATAAAGTTATTATGGGGACAAATACCTTGATGATGATACATCATGCCTCTATGGGGGTGTTTGGCAATGCTGACGAGCTAAGAAAGGCTGCAAATGATGTTGAGGTAATAGATCAGGCTAGTTGTTCAAGTTATTTAACAAAGGCTGGTGATAAATTAGATGAAACAACATTAAATAATCTTTTAGATGCTCAAACATGGCTTAATGCAGAGCAGTGTTTAAAGTATGGACTAGCTGATGAAATAGCAGGAAAAGAAGATTCTCAAATAGTCCAAGCACAACAAAGATTTGAGCAATCTATAAAGCAAGAAATTTCACAAATGAGAAGTAAAATTCAAGTTCCAAAACAATTTAATCGTGAAAAAACAAACGCAGAAAGATTAATGCAAATATTTAAAAAAGAAAATGGGGGAAAGTAAATTATGAAAAGCAAGGATATAATACAACAGGAGTTAAAGAAAAATTTAGTTGAGGCATTTCAAAGTGAAAATCAGGATGCTATAGCAAAAGCATTTACAGATTTTGCAGATACAGTGCAGCAGAATGTAATGGAAGAATACAATACTTATAAGCAAACTCAAGATAGTACAATTTTAGCCAAAAGAGGAATACATCAATTAACCTCTAAGGAATCAAAATTCTATCAAACAGTTATGGGAGCTATGAAATCATCTAACCCTAGACAAGCTATTAGTGATTTAGATATTGCATTTCCTGAAACAATTATTGATAACATTATAGATGATATTAAAGCAGCACATCCGTTATTAGATGCTATAAGCTTTACTAATACTACAATACTTACAAAAATACTTGTAAATAAGCAAGGTACACAATTAGCTGTATGGGGTCAATTAAATGATGCTGTAACTAAAGAACTTAAAGGAGCTATAGGAAAACTTGACCTTACAATGTGTAAGTTATCAGCCTTTATGCCAATAGCAAAAGATATGCTAGAAGTAGGGGAAGAATGGATTGATGCATATATAAGAGCTACACTTTCAGAAGCAATAGCACTAGCTACAGAAACAGCAATAATTGATGGTGATGGTAATAATCAGCCTATAGGAATGAACAGAAGTGTTGCAGATAATGTAACTGTAACCGGTGGAGCATATCCAAAGAAAACAAAGGTTGTATTTGAGGGATTTAATCCAGTTTCATATGGTAAGGTTTTGGGAACTCTTTCTCAAGCACCTAATGGAAAAACAAGAACAGTAAGCAACGTGTTATTTATAGTTAATCCTAATGACTATTTTACAAAGGTATTTCCAGCTACAACTTTAAGGACAACAGATGGAACATATTCACATGATGTATTTCCATTCCCAACTACAATAATTCAATCACCAGCAGTTGCAGCAGGAGAAGCCATTATGGGACTTGCCGAAAAGTATTTTATGGGTATAGGAGCTGGTACCAATGGCGGTAAGATAGAGTTCAGTGACGAATTTAAATTTCTTGATGATGAAAGAGTGTACCTTACTAAAATGTACGGTAATGGAAGGGCATTGGATGATAACGCATTTGTACTTTTAGATATAAGTGGAATAAAGCCAGTTACTTTAGAGGTAACAGTTAAGGAAGTTGAAGGAACTGTAAGCACTAAAGCATCAGCATAATTGAGGTGGTTTAAATGGAGGATTCATCAATAATAGAAGAGTTAGTAAGTGAGGTTAAAAGTTATCTTCATATAACATGGCAGGACACAAATACTGATAATAATTTAAAAGGTTTCATAAGTAGGGGCATGGCACGCTTGCAGGATATAGCAGGTGTGCCATTGGATTTTATGGCGGAAGATTTACCAAAGTTTTTATTACTGGATTATTGTAGGTATGCAAATGTTCAAGCTCTTGAGATGTTTGAAAAGAATTTTTCATCAGAGCTTTTAAGTTTACATTTTAAGTACCAAGTTGAAGCAATAGAAAGTGAAAAGGCAAATGAAAATTAAAACAGATAATATTGAATTTATTTCTTTCTCTGATGGAGTATGTGACATTTACTCAGTTGATGAAAAAGGAAAGAAAACTTATAAATATGAGAATTTAGGGTTTAGTAATAAAGTGCTTGGATACAATAGAGTATTTGCAGCAAAGGCGGTGCAAATTAAAGCGAGTGCAGTTATAAAAATTCCACAGGTACCAAGAATAGATATTCATGATGTTTGTGAAATTAGGGGCATAGGTAAATATGACATAGAGCTAGTTCAAAATGTATTTGATACTAACCCCTTAAGTACTGATTTAACCCTTAGTGAGTTGGAAGTGTTTATTAATGAGTAATGTTAGTATTAATGATCTAGCCAGTACAATTACAAGTGAACTACAAAAATACAGCAGGGAAGTGACAGAAGGTATTAAAAAGTCCGTTGATACCGTAGCCAATGAAACAAATAAGGAAATAAAAAGACATATAGATTTTAAGCAGAGGACAGGTAAATATGTTAAAGCTTTTAGAATTAAAAATGCTTATGAAAATGGATATAAGAAAGTAAATGTATGGTATGTTGCCGGTGACCAATACAGGTTAACACATCTTTTAGAAAAAGGTCATGCACTCCGTACAGGTGGTAGAACCAAAGCATTTCCACACATAAAGTATGGTGAAGAACTAGCAATAAAAAGAATGGCAGAATTAGCAGAGGAGGCGATTAAAAATGGACATTAAAGCATGGCTTGAAGAAAGTGGAATGAAAGCAGCAGAAACAGCCTTTAAAAAGCCACCACCATTACCTTATATTGTTTTTCTTGACCATGTAAAACGTGGTGGAGCTGATATGAAAAACATGATAAAGCATCATGAGCTTCAAGTTGAACGCTATTCTGAATTTAATGATGATAGTGTAGAGATTGAAGCTTTATTTGATGAAAAAGCACTTAAATATACAAAGGAAAAGCAGTGGTTAGACAGTGAAAAGTGTTTTATGACTAGATATGAATTTGAAATATTAGAAAGAGAGGTAATATAAATGGCAGAACAAATAGGAATACCGGTGGGAAGTGGTTATATTTATGAAACTGTTTTTGATGGTTCCACAATACCAAGTGATGCAACAATAGAAACTGATGGAAATAGACTAGGATACATTGAAAAGGGGGCAACTCTTACTTATAAGGCTACATTTAAAAAGTTTAAAGATGATATGGGAAAGGTTGCTCGTAATGTTTTAACAGAGGAAGAAGTTACTTTGAAATTGGGTCTTATATCATGGGTATATAGCAAACTAGATGTTTTGTGTGCCACTTGTCGTATAACTGAAAAAGAAGGAGGACGTACTATAAAAATCGGTGGAATTGATAATGCAGATGGTAGAAAGCATGTGTTTAGATTTGTACATCCTGATAAGGAGCTTGGAGATGTTCGTATTACAATAGTTGGTACAAATACAGGAGGATTAACCTTGAAATATGCAAAAGATGATTCTACTAATGTAGAGCCTGAAATTTCCGCAGAGCCTTGTGATAACGAAGGAACACTTGTATTACTTGATATTAAAGACCCAGCGGCAGCAGTTAAGTCATAGGAGGGATAAAAAATAAATGTTTGATATAAGTAAAATAAATAAAAGATACTGGACAGTAAAAATAAATAACATGGTTTTAGAGGTTGAACCGCCTAAACTTAAGACCTTAAAAAATTTACTGGCTTTATCTAAAAGCGAAAATGAGGCGGTTATAGATGATTTAAGGAATTCTATAAAAGGCATTTTAGATAAGAATAGAAAGCATCAAAAGGTACCTTATGAAATTATAGAGGAACTTGATTTTGATGAAATGCAGCAAATATTAAATGCATATTTTGATTGGTTAGTAAAAGAAAAGAATTCAAAAAACTAAAAGTCCCTTATTATGATGAAAAGAATGATGATAAGGGACATTATGAAATAAGTACCTTAGAGGAAAAAACAGTATCAAATTATACAGGTTACAATTTTGCACAGTTAGATGAATTAAATGTATTTGAATACTGGCTTCTTTTAAGGGATGCAGTAATTTATAATTGTTCCCAATCGGAGGAAGGTAAAAAGTATTTAGATAAGTGCTGGCTTATGGAGCAAACTGAACCGGATAGGAGTACTCTTAAAAAATACTTTAATAAGTAGGAGGTGAGCTTAGAAATAGGCTCTTTTTATATTTCTTAGAAGGGAGGCAATATGGCAAACAATATAAAAGGTATTACGATTGAAATTGGCGGAGATACTACGCCATTAGATAAAGCATTAAAGAATGTTAACAGCACCAGCAGAAATCTACAAAGTGAATTAAATCAAGTAAACAGACAATTAAAATTTGATCCAAGCAATACCACTTTATTAGAGCAAAAACAAAAGCTTTTAGCTAAAAGTGTAGTAAATACTAAGAATAAACTTGAAACATTAAAAGAAGCTGAAAGACAAGTTGAAGAGCAATTTCAAAAGGGTAAAGTTGATGAAGAGCAGTACAGAGCCTTACAAAGAGAAATAATTAAAACAGAGGATAAACTAAAGACATTAGAGGTACAAGTTTCAAAAAGCAGCGTTTCTTTAAGTAAAATATCAAATTCAGCAGAAAAGGTTGGAAGTGCTGCCAGTGGTGTTGCTGGTAAAATGGCACCTGCCACATTGGCTATTGTAGGAGTAGGAGCCGCAGCAGTAAAAAGCGGTAGTGATTTA
The Clostridium felsineum DSM 794 DNA segment above includes these coding regions:
- a CDS encoding phage portal protein gives rise to the protein MGFWDWTKNFFSENQETIYVTQKAIENASTKLNIKMFGIAMAIGFIASTISKCEFKTYVSNEEIKGSEYYLWNIEPNINESSSQFKRKLISQLLFFDEALIVEVNGQLLVADSFYQHEFAVAENYFTDVTVKDFTFNKSFKMSEVMYFKSNDMNIRQLLVELINGYEELNGMAEGKYKRSGGRKGIIKLSKSPSGDKKFQDELNDLFNNQFKNYFEAENAVIHLSNGMDYTEQGGEATKKSTSEISDIQNITKEAFDRIAQAFKMPPALLRGDIADIGEITDNYLTFCIDPICKILYEEVNRKRYGKEFLKGSYIKVDTTSIRHIDIFSISEAFDKLIASGGYSVDELRVKVGDNPLNTEWSTRHWMTKNYSDIENVEGGESNE
- a CDS encoding phage major capsid protein translates to MKSKDIIQQELKKNLVEAFQSENQDAIAKAFTDFADTVQQNVMEEYNTYKQTQDSTILAKRGIHQLTSKESKFYQTVMGAMKSSNPRQAISDLDIAFPETIIDNIIDDIKAAHPLLDAISFTNTTILTKILVNKQGTQLAVWGQLNDAVTKELKGAIGKLDLTMCKLSAFMPIAKDMLEVGEEWIDAYIRATLSEAIALATETAIIDGDGNNQPIGMNRSVADNVTVTGGAYPKKTKVVFEGFNPVSYGKVLGTLSQAPNGKTRTVSNVLFIVNPNDYFTKVFPATTLRTTDGTYSHDVFPFPTTIIQSPAVAAGEAIMGLAEKYFMGIGAGTNGGKIEFSDEFKFLDDERVYLTKMYGNGRALDDNAFVLLDISGIKPVTLEVTVKEVEGTVSTKASA
- a CDS encoding head maturation protease, ClpP-related, producing MSKPIYLIKQAAEPNSMELYIYDYVQGDGQDWWTGETIESETSSNYIKNQLEQAGDNITNINIYINSYGGEVKEGLGIYNILKRHPAQKTVYVDGFACSIASVIAMAGDKVIMGTNTLMMIHHASMGVFGNADELRKAANDVEVIDQASCSSYLTKAGDKLDETTLNNLLDAQTWLNAEQCLKYGLADEIAGKEDSQIVQAQQRFEQSIKQEISQMRSKIQVPKQFNREKTNAERLMQIFKKENGGK
- a CDS encoding HNH endonuclease; the encoded protein is MTLVQQHNIHAFYVSTVWKHIRSEVLEEQNNECQRCKSKGEYGEAVTVHHIKHLKKYPQLALTKSNLMAVCKKCHNELHPEKNRNHKPKVLLNEERW
- a CDS encoding P27 family phage terminase small subunit, with translation MNDRENLANSEKAYEDYISGMTYKRIADIYEVSINTVKSWKKRYKWTRDCTQKKGCSEKSVHKVETILFHEIKEDLLKQLENNGTYGKHYEDLINDYMSMWNIKNRLIVDIKERGVSVEWNNGKQHGMKKNDSISELNKTNAQMLKILSELGLKPIPQEDDFDDI
- a CDS encoding terminase large subunit domain-containing protein; the encoded protein is MIFNKYIDEYINQVESEIVKTNKDIRKAIESVKKKLSQANVIIESEKIEKAVEKIEEYFKYKLLPWEKFIIGLIHCYYEDGTLVWDTFLLYMGRGGGKNGFISAVSWYLTTGFHGIKEYNVDIVANSENQAKTSFEDVYNVIDNDKKLKKAFYYTKEKIVYRKTKSYIKYNTSNARTKDGLRPACIIFDEIHEYENYDNIKVFKSALGKKKNCRTFMITTDGYVRGGVLDDYLEMSHLILDGENKTSRMLPLLYHLEAKEEVKNKELWEKANPSLRYFKDLQIVMDQEFQDMKYQPQLYTEFMTKRMNIPEGNKDIEVTSWENILATNQEIPDLTGCTCIAGIDYMKTTDFLCAGLLFKYGEKYIWLSHSWVCESCNDLIRIKAPLKEWEKKGFLTFVKGVEISPSVPAAWLQQQAQKYNITTLWMDNYRYTLLARALKEAGFDTDKKGVNNIRLERPSNEMLIAPIVTSAFANHNVIWGDNPLMRWYTNNSCMITSQAGNITYGKIEPKSRKTDGFKAFIAAMCGSNELPDSAEKFEFNNFGVYTY
- a CDS encoding HK97 gp10 family phage protein, whose product is MSNVSINDLASTITSELQKYSREVTEGIKKSVDTVANETNKEIKRHIDFKQRTGKYVKAFRIKNAYENGYKKVNVWYVAGDQYRLTHLLEKGHALRTGGRTKAFPHIKYGEELAIKRMAELAEEAIKNGH